One Ictalurus furcatus strain D&B chromosome 7, Billie_1.0, whole genome shotgun sequence genomic window, CATGACTCCAGGATTTGTACACTGATGGTGTGTTTCTTCATACGCTTTAATGTGGGATGCAGGGATTCGATGTGTCTGGTATCTGAAACAGCACTGATCTGGTCCATTTCCATCtgtgtgaaaacatttacacatttagatCTGTGATTAAATACTGAATAAACAGCATTCGATGATTTTATATCTGCTGTAAGGTTCTGCTTGTAGTATATTTTAAATTGTACTACAGCGCTGTGgagttctggactctgattggtcagaaggtgttggttaattttctataacagcagctctgacagtagtgcaagctctgacttgtatggcagacactccacataattagattaagtaTGTGTGTACAGAATATGTCGTGgatatggtgaagatttctgtaaggagacgtttatttaacatttatagtaGGAGTCTTCAGGGGAGAGGAATTcatgctttgcagtttctctgtaacaaacaaagctgcattttttttacatgaagagaaagaaaaaagagaggatgcTGAGGAAACGAATGTTTACACATTAAACAggactataaacagataaagtaTGATGTCGTAACTGCTCGCGAATCTCTGTGGTATATGAGTAATAACACAACGGTAGCCATGGtgtcacaggaaaataatcaagttcaGGGTGTTagcagtaactccgcttcatcacaccaccacatcgctcagtattttactgtaacagtgcgacaaacacacagtttattAACGCTGCTTATTCTCAGCAACCTGCTCGTCTTTTTAGAGAATTCAGTATCGTTATAAACCAGAGGAGTGTTCAGGAGTAATGACTCCAGTCCAGATGTTTTAACAATTTTCTATCTTACTAGTGTCTACTTAGTGCTTAAGTTAATGCATGTTAACTGATAAAAACAAATGATCACAAGTACAGATAATAATATGTACAAAGCAACATGTTATAAAGGTAAAAAGGTAAGCTTTAACTTACTATGAGCCGCTGTGAAGGACTGAAGGCAGCCGAGAACCAGCAGAACCAGCAGGAGAGAACGAGAGACCATGGCTGCTGCTGATGATCACGATGTGAACGGAACCGTATTAATGCAGATATCACTTCAGCACTGGTCTTATAAGCTGATAAGAGGCGTGTGAGAGTGTGGTTTGAGAGGGAGTGGCAGTTTGATGGTGATGAAATGTTGCACTTTGATTAAAATAGATAAAACTCATCCGTTCCACAGAAAACCAAGCTGCGGTTTTCAACCACAGACAAGATCTGAGCAGCGTTTACACACTTTCCCAGCCAaacttacataaaataaaataaatatcaatataaataagTGCAGCTTCACTGGAGTAAAAGAATCATTTAACCAGCACGACACATCACACGATACACAAGAGATaatcaataattattattaatatgtgcCTAATTATTAGCATGGCCTGTACTTCTTTAGTCCCTTCACTGGGTTTTAGTGTGAAGTGCTAAAAACAAtatcctgttttattttcatctctGAATCGAgattgaaaaaaatgaaaatgtcattaGATTTGTTGCTAGACTCTTTAAGGTCACTAAAAGGAGTCTACAAGGTCACAAAAgtctctcgttttttttttcagtcactgGTTAATCTCTGGATTACTGTGACAAGATGCCGTTTAGATTGAAACTCTAAGACAAGAAATTCTTATATTATTGAGCAACACGTGAGACATGAACGTTCACGGCATGGACACCATCACAGGCTTTGAGACAGTTAAATGAGTCTGTCTTTTACATGAACAGGGGAACAGTGTGGAGCCTAAAGGTTCGATAATCCACCAGGTTGGAGTTCTGTGCTAACAAAGTTCATCAGGGGGATTCAGCTAAAATTTGTAAGAGTTCACATTCATAAAATTCCTTGTTTACAACGGGTCACATAAGCAGCAAACATGGCTGAATGTTAGTTTATGACTATAAGATCGATCACAGCAgctatgttttgtttcatagtgatGTGTCCTGTTGTGCTGAAGTGCAGATGAGCATGAGATAGCAAGTTAACGAGCTATTTTTTCACACAGACCTATATctcgccatctctctctctctctctttctctctctctcacacacacacacacacacacacacacacacacacacacacacagacacacacacagcgtctTTAACCATCAGTGGCCTGTTTCTGTTTTtgatacataaaataaaaacgccCCCATTCCAAGTAGATATGTGATGCTTTATAAGACAGTTTGGTTCGGCATAAAAAACATGTTACTGAGCATAACTGTGATTAGTGGAGGGACTGAAAGATCTGaattttattactgtaaatagcACTAGTGTCAAAATTTCACAATGATAAAAGTTATTAACAAAGAACGAAGAAGTGCGTGGGTGGAAAACAGTTGTGGTTAGTGATTAGTAATTAGGAAAGGagctgatcagtgattagtcactGGGAACAGTGggggtcagtgattggtcattggagacagtggtggtcagtgattagTCATCGGGAACAGTGTTTCttcataatttaataattgacatgaaaaataaatataattaaatgtgcCTAATTATTATCCTTATGTACTTCCTTATTCCCTTGACTGTGTTTGCAGTGCTAAAGAACAACATGCAAAAGTGCTAAAGAACCTGCTTTTATAGGCGCTctataaaataacatttctacttcttcttcttcttcttcttctccttattattattattgttcttcttattattattttcatccttaaaagtatcaaataaatatgttatttaaaCTAAAGCTATTTACATGTATTAGAATGGACATCCGGGATGGGAGAGGATGTTCGAAGTGTTGAAATGCCGATGAATCTGAGAAAGCAGTCtatctcactccatctctctctccctctccccctctctctctctctcacacacacacacacacacacacgcacgcacgcacgcgcgcacgcgCGGCATCTTTAATCATCAGTGGCCTGTTCCTGTTTTTAATACCTAggtttcataaaataaaaaagccgtGTGATGTTTTATAAGACAGTTCGGTTCTGCACAAAAACACGTTACACAGCATAATTGTGATTAGTGTAGGGGCTGAAAGATCTGaatttttattactgtaaatatcacTAATATCAATATTTCACAATGATAAAAGATCCCTCTCTGCCATAATTCTGTCTTCATCGTCAATTTCTTTTTTCACAAGCCATGTCATCACATCCTGAGTCACACAAGAGAaggtaaatgaaatgaaatgaagctATAGTCTGTAAAAACTCCTCCCTTTCTCACTAAGCTGCTTTCatctaaatattttacatacttTAAATGTACGTGATTGGATAAACTTCAACAGAGAGGATCTGATGCAGAATCCGTGAAGGGTTAGGTTTTACTTTAATGCTTGGTTCGATCCACTGAAATACTTTCCTGGATCAACATCTGGATGTCAGTCTGCCTGTTGACAACCCCTGAGCTGATGTTTTTCTAATTCCACAGACTTAGTCTAGTGCCCTGTATATatttcagggtggtaacagtaactgctTCATCACATGACTTcttcattgattattttactataacagcatgacacacagTGTTCATTTCTTTACTTGTAAGGTAGCTCGAAGGTGACTTCACAGGAAGGGGTTGACAGGAAGTACGCTAGGTCTAGGGTTTACATGACAAAGCCACTTTCCTACACATGAAATCATCAGTTTGTGGACTGATGATTTTAACACCATCTGATTCCAAGTTGTGtttagtttgatattttatgactttttattgtgtttagtttgatattttatgacTTAACCTGTTAACTTTTCTTAACCTATATTGTTGGGGTGTGAATACATTTGCACCCTTTCACACTCTTTTCCCTTTCATTTGGTTTCTACCCCTTTATGGAACGAGAGATTGGGATAATTAGTGCCTGTGTATTTAAACGCTTGGGCAGGAAGCATTAGAATGTAGACTTTGTCATTAGAATGTAGACACCTGCCCCTCTtctacaaagccccacagttatggaacagccttccaattagtgttcgggactcagattGTCtaagtgtttaagtccaggctgaaaacatatttgtttactcaagtttatcatgactagactttcttttacgcaaagtacacagtcttatccattacaggatggtaagcatacctaacaatctctccctctctttatctccctctccctctctccttctgtcgagccacacatgatattatggagatgtcagtgatcctgatcctttctactctccggacctgcctgatccatcctgatgccctacctctggatggagctctcatcaactggaggatACAGTCTGTTactgaggacgaccccaagcagtgcagcctggagattgctaaggatggtgccgcttgaagaaccatggaaatggttttgaaaCACGCTGGGAAATTGACATCACTTGGAAAAGTGTTGATTAGTGATTAGTCACTGGGAACAGTGGTgctcagtgattggtcattgggaatagTGGTGGTTGGTGATTAGTAATTAGGAACAGTGGTGttcagtgattagtcattggaAACAGTGGGGgtcagtgattagtcattgggaaCTGTGGGGGTCAGAGATTGGTCATTGGAacagtggtggtcagtgattagtcattggcaacaggtgtggtCAGtagtcattgggaacagtgggggTCAGTGTTgagtcattgggaacagtgggggtcagtgattggtcattgggaacagtggtggtcagtgattagtcattggcaacaggtgtggtCAGTGATTcgtcattgggaacagtgggggTCAGTGTTGAGTCATTGGAACAGTGGTGGTCAGAGATTGGTCATTGGGGTCAGTGgaggtcagtgattggtcattgggaactgTGGaggtctgtgattggtcatcgGGAACAGTGCTGGTCTGTGATTAGTCATTGGGGACAGTGGGGGTCAGTGTTGAGTCATTGGAACAGTGGTGGTCAGAGATTGGTCATTGGGGACAGTGgaggtcagtgattggtcattgggaactgTGGaggtctgtgattggtcatcgGGAACAGTGCTGGTCCGTGATTGGCATTGGGAACAGTGCTGGTCCGTGCTTGGTCATCAGGAACAGTGcagatcagtgattagtcatcAGGAACAGTGACAGTCCGTGATTGGTCATCAAGAACAGTGGCGGTCGGTGATTGCTCATCGGGAACATTGGTGgtcagtgattagtcattgggaacagtgctGGTCCgtgattagtcattgggaactgtggtggtcagtgattagtcattggggACAGTTGTGGTCAGTGATTactcattgggaacagtggtggtcagtgattggtcatcgGGAACAGTGGCGGTCGGTGATTGCTCGTCAGGAACAGTGGCGgtcagtgattagtcattgggaacagtagtggtcagtgattggtcattgggaacagtggccGTCGGTGATTAGACATTGGGGACAGTGgaggtcagtgattggtcattgggaactgTGGaggtctgtgattggtcatcgGGAACAGTGCTGGTCCGTGATTAGTCATTGGGGACAGTGTTTTTTCATAATTTAGAAATggagataataaataaatataattaaatgtgcCAAATTATTATCCTTATGTACTTCCTTATTCCCTTGACTGTGTTTATAGTGCTAAAGaacaacattttgttttattttcatcctcaaaagtatcaaataaatatgttatttaaaCTAAAACTATTTACATGTATTAGAACGGACATCCGGGATGGGAGAGGATGTTTGAAGTGTTGAAATGCCGATGAATCTGAGAAAGCAGTCtatctcactccatctctctctctctctctctctccctctctctctccctctgtctctctctctctctctctctctctctctctcacacacacacacacacacacacacacacacagcatctttAATCATCAGTGGCCTGTTCCTGTTTTTAATACCTAggtttcataaaataaaaaagctacgTGATGTTTTATAAGACAGTTCGGTTCTGCACAAAAACACGTTACTCAGCATAATTGTGATTAGTGTAGGGACTGAaagatctgatttttttttactgtaaatatcactAGTgtcaaaatttcacaaaaatgaaAGTCAAACACAGTTCAGAccccctcctctctccatcCACAGCTCGGCCACGTGCTGAGTCACACAAGAGAaggtaaattacatttaatgaagCTATAGTCTGTAAAAACTCCTCCATTTCTCAGTGAGCTGCCTTTagctaaatattttacatattttaaatgtacgTGATTGGATAAACTTCAACAGAGgatctgtcatatcacagcaaaccagtgactctATTTCCCAGTATGCACCACGAACtaacgaactacaaacatggccgtaTAGAAGGACTAACTTGGGATAATTAGTCCCTGTGTATTTAAACGCTTGGGCAGGAAGCATTAGAACGCAGACTTTGTCACACCCACCCCAACGTCTCAgagtttaagtccaggctgaaaacatatttgtttactcaatcttaccatgaatagaatttcttttacgcaaagtacacagtcttatccatcacgggatagtaagcatacctaacaatctttccctctccctctctccttctgttgagccacacatgatattatggagatgtcagtgatcctgaccctttctgctctccggacctgcctgatccatcctgatgccctacctctggatggagctctcatcaactggaggctacgtTCTGCTACTGAGGACGACcacaagcagtgcagcctggagattgctaaggatggtaccacttgaagaaccatggaaatggttttggaccacatggacgttctcgctgtggttgctgggactacggttgcagcgatggccttgggactgtaattaccacatgcagttttacactcaggtctcctttagtgaacagtggactagttcaacaaacacttcatattaaaccataatgatctttcttttactttcacactatccgtcgttacccagatgaggacgggttcccttctgagtctggttcctctcaaggtttcttcctcatatcatctcagggagtttttcctcaccaccgtcaccactggctcgctcaatagagataaatccacacacttaaaatctgtatcctttgtttatatgtttctgtaaagctgctttgagacaatatccatagttaaaagtgctgtacaaataaaatcaaactgaattgaattgatcaGTGATTTGTCATCGGGACGCTATTTGTAGTGCGCCCTCCGTTTAAAAGCCATGAATGCTATTGTGTAGCCTGGTTCATTGCCAGCGAGGTAGGATGTTGTTgctttgttatttgtttgtttaattaccAACCTAGATcgttgtttgttatttttattttgtttgtggagTGATCAGTTGGTTGTGTTATTCGTTTATGAACGGGACcaacaaattttttttctcttagttTGTGCCAAGGCTGACTGTGCTGAGGGAGAGGTTAGTCACCTGGGTGGAACACACGGTTGTGACTTTGGTTATCACATAATGGAGActgagatggaagcaagtgcaggtatggcagtttaatcaaacaacatGTCCAGAGGAGAAGACAATAATCATCAGCAGGAAGAAggacgaagaagaagaacacgGCAAGGCAAAGAGATGAAGTCATAAACATAAGCAAAGTCAAAACTCCAGAAAATCAAACCAAAAACCTTAAAACAGGTaataaacaaaggaaaacacaaTCATAatataattagacaaaaaaattaaaaaacagc contains:
- the LOC128610528 gene encoding C-C motif chemokine 4 homolog: MVSRSLLLVLLVLGCLQSFTAAHNGNGPDQCCFRYQTHRIPASHIKAYEETHHQCTNPGVILDLKVGRHVCANPDEKWVQDTMKTIDQRA